The following are from one region of the Prochlorococcus marinus str. SB genome:
- a CDS encoding phosphoadenylyl-sulfate reductase encodes MIEKIHKDIQTNLRIYNQDLVDMKPQGMLTWGYEKFDKQFAITTSFGIQSSVLLDMVSKLSLQKKIKIFWIDTGYLPPETYHYAEKLIDRLSLEVEVLQSELSPARMEAKYGKLWETKKESDLDKYHELRKIKPLENGLEKYNISCWASGVRSSQTENRNKMKFIDVIRQRLSLRPLLNWTNKDIFYYMEENNLPAHPLFIKGYSSVGDWHSSSPDGIEKKGRDTRFGGIKQECGIHTNN; translated from the coding sequence ATGATTGAAAAAATTCACAAAGATATTCAAACTAACTTGAGGATATATAATCAAGATCTTGTAGATATGAAGCCTCAAGGAATGCTTACATGGGGTTATGAAAAGTTTGATAAACAATTCGCTATTACAACAAGTTTTGGTATACAATCATCAGTCCTTTTAGATATGGTCAGCAAATTATCTCTACAAAAAAAAATCAAAATATTTTGGATAGATACAGGTTACCTTCCTCCAGAAACATACCATTACGCTGAAAAGCTTATTGATAGACTATCCTTAGAAGTTGAAGTTCTGCAAAGTGAATTATCTCCAGCAAGAATGGAGGCCAAATACGGAAAACTTTGGGAAACAAAAAAAGAGAGTGATTTAGATAAGTATCATGAATTAAGAAAGATAAAACCTTTAGAAAATGGTCTAGAAAAATATAATATTTCCTGCTGGGCAAGCGGTGTTAGATCAAGTCAAACAGAAAATAGAAATAAAATGAAATTCATAGACGTAATTCGTCAAAGGCTCTCTTTAAGACCTTTATTAAATTGGACAAATAAAGATATTTTTTATTATATGGAAGAGAATAATTTACCTGCCCATCCACTTTTTATCAAAGGTTATTCTTCTGTAGGAGATTGGCATTCAAGCAGTCCCGATGGTATTGAAAAAAAGGGCAGAGATACAAGATTTGGAGGAATTAAACAAGAATGTGGAATTCACACTAATAATTAA
- a CDS encoding DUF4912 domain-containing protein, giving the protein MADGIMNKDQLLSLTLRQLRQEASKLSVPLYSRKTKAVLVDLIVKYQEKSSKKIQTSTLQSNFEETPNYNSFNSSEEVKTNVVFLPRDPDWAYVFWQISDSDREKAQSLGANKLCLRLFDASGSEGSNLNQGTLREIAVDSYSTEWYLPIPLADRDYKVELGYKYGFNWMSLAFSSISHVPGSHPSEQILDKFVPFNLDSTTESIPDITNPVVSEQNGMHERLYQAATNVPLRRKVGSEEFMENLNSTNLNDNLTDSGAGKWASGLNDSGSGIVKNRSFWLVADAELIVYGATEPSANLTIGGEDVPLAADGTFRIQVPFRDGTQKYDIKAVDVSGEQEKSISMKFDRSTPLDDTNEKDNAETEWF; this is encoded by the coding sequence GTGGCTGATGGGATCATGAATAAAGATCAATTACTCTCACTAACCCTCAGACAATTACGTCAAGAAGCAAGTAAATTATCGGTTCCGCTATACAGTCGCAAAACAAAAGCCGTTTTAGTTGATTTAATAGTTAAATATCAAGAAAAATCTTCTAAAAAAATACAAACCTCAACTCTTCAGTCAAATTTTGAAGAAACTCCTAATTACAATTCTTTCAACAGTAGTGAAGAAGTTAAAACAAATGTAGTTTTCCTACCCCGAGATCCAGATTGGGCTTATGTTTTTTGGCAAATTTCTGATTCAGATAGAGAAAAAGCACAATCTTTGGGAGCAAATAAATTATGTTTACGATTATTTGATGCATCTGGTTCTGAAGGAAGCAACTTGAATCAAGGAACACTTAGGGAGATAGCAGTTGATAGTTATAGTACTGAGTGGTACTTACCGATCCCACTTGCAGATAGAGATTATAAAGTTGAATTAGGTTACAAATATGGTTTTAACTGGATGTCTTTGGCATTTTCTTCGATAAGCCATGTTCCTGGGTCTCATCCTTCTGAGCAAATTCTTGATAAATTTGTGCCTTTTAATTTAGATTCTACTACTGAGTCAATTCCTGATATTACTAATCCTGTTGTTTCAGAACAAAATGGTATGCATGAAAGGTTATACCAAGCAGCAACTAACGTTCCTCTCAGAAGAAAAGTTGGTTCTGAAGAATTTATGGAAAATTTAAATTCAACAAACCTCAACGATAATCTTACAGACTCAGGTGCTGGTAAATGGGCATCAGGTTTAAATGATTCTGGAAGCGGAATTGTTAAAAATAGATCTTTTTGGCTCGTTGCTGACGCTGAATTAATTGTTTACGGAGCTACAGAGCCTTCTGCAAATCTGACAATAGGTGGAGAAGATGTACCTCTTGCTGCAGATGGTACTTTTAGAATTCAAGTTCCATTTAGAGACGGGACTCAAAAATATGATATTAAAGCTGTCGATGTATCTGGTGAGCAAGAGAAAAGTATATCAATGAAATTTGATAGATCTACACCACTTGACGATACTAATGAAAAAGATAATGCTGAGACTGAATGGTTTTAA
- the sufC gene encoding Fe-S cluster assembly ATPase SufC, translating into MQSKMKESDPILEVENLSASTDSLPILKGVSLTVYPGEIHAIMGRNGCGKSTLSKIIAGHPSYNVTKGDIKFLGQNINSLEPEERSQSGIFLGFQYPIEIPGVSNLEFLRVSTNARRKFLNKEELDTFDFEELVKEKLKIVKMDQTFLSRSVNQGFSGGEKKRNEILQMALLEPKIAILDETDSGLDIDALRIVASGIKKISNAQTGIILITHYQRLLDEIKPDYVHVMSDGQIIKTGESDLALELEEKGYEWTDNFIKET; encoded by the coding sequence ATGCAAAGTAAAATGAAAGAATCAGATCCAATTTTAGAAGTTGAAAATCTCTCTGCATCTACTGATAGTCTTCCAATTTTAAAAGGGGTTTCACTTACTGTCTATCCTGGAGAAATCCATGCCATTATGGGAAGAAATGGATGTGGCAAAAGTACTCTTTCGAAAATCATTGCAGGACATCCCTCGTATAATGTTACAAAAGGCGACATAAAATTTTTAGGTCAAAACATCAACTCTCTAGAACCTGAAGAGAGATCTCAATCAGGAATTTTTCTTGGTTTTCAATATCCAATTGAGATTCCAGGTGTAAGTAATCTTGAGTTTCTTAGAGTTTCAACTAATGCTAGAAGGAAATTCCTCAACAAAGAAGAATTGGATACTTTTGATTTTGAAGAACTAGTTAAAGAAAAGTTAAAAATTGTGAAAATGGATCAGACATTCCTATCAAGGAGTGTGAATCAAGGCTTTTCCGGAGGTGAAAAAAAAAGAAATGAGATTCTGCAAATGGCTTTACTTGAGCCCAAGATAGCAATATTAGATGAGACCGATTCTGGACTTGATATCGATGCTCTAAGAATAGTGGCATCAGGAATTAAAAAAATATCTAATGCACAAACTGGAATTATACTTATTACCCACTATCAAAGATTATTAGATGAAATTAAACCAGATTATGTCCATGTAATGTCAGACGGACAAATCATAAAAACTGGTGAGAGTGATCTTGCTCTAGAGCTTGAGGAAAAAGGATATGAATGGACTGATAATTTTATAAAAGAGACCTAA
- a CDS encoding 4'-phosphopantetheinyl transferase family protein: protein MKLLNEYEYKIPKIWFYEIKGVQDVATIEEINTAKNLTSSRSKIFLETRAYLRQSLSTLFDLDPLEIPINAQPGEPPSLPFGMGNISLSHCKDAITIVWHKDKIGIDIERTDRDFNHIKFAKKYFFHTNKSNHNNYLTKNMILNQWCAVEAAIKWDHGKIAKDIKYWQFFEKPKELIHKKKNIHLNYSQINFHNWTIALAYEERTSFNPEIICCSKNF from the coding sequence TTGAAATTATTAAATGAGTATGAATATAAAATACCAAAAATTTGGTTTTATGAGATTAAAGGTGTGCAAGATGTCGCAACTATAGAAGAAATTAATACTGCAAAAAACCTAACCAGTTCAAGATCAAAGATTTTCTTAGAAACAAGGGCTTATTTGCGCCAATCACTTTCAACACTTTTCGATTTAGACCCCCTAGAAATTCCAATTAATGCTCAACCAGGAGAACCTCCAAGTTTACCCTTTGGCATGGGTAATATCAGTTTAAGTCATTGTAAAGATGCCATTACTATAGTCTGGCATAAAGACAAAATAGGGATCGATATTGAGAGAACAGATAGAGATTTTAACCATATAAAATTTGCAAAAAAATATTTTTTTCATACCAATAAATCAAACCATAATAATTATTTAACAAAAAATATGATATTAAATCAATGGTGTGCTGTTGAAGCAGCTATAAAATGGGATCATGGAAAAATAGCTAAAGACATTAAATATTGGCAATTTTTTGAAAAGCCTAAAGAGTTAATTCATAAGAAGAAAAATATACATTTAAATTATTCACAGATTAACTTCCATAATTGGACTATCGCTTTAGCCTACGAAGAAAGAACTTCTTTTAATCCTGAAATTATTTGTTGTTCAAAAAATTTTTAA
- a CDS encoding replication-associated recombination protein A has product MNSENLFTNYSQIENNAPLADKLRPKNLEDFFGQQPILNENSLLRSAILNDKISNFIFSGPPGVGKTTLIEIISFNTRSKLIKLNAVLSSVKELRNEIANAKDRLINSKRKTILFIDEVHRFTSVQQDALLPSIENGTITFIGATTENPFFAVNKALVSRSRIFTLLPLAEDDLQKIVQKVINHYSKQKDSKKVYLTQDAITHLIKFSGGDARTLINALEMAIETTAENDAKEININLSIAEDALQKKHIVYDKNGQNHYDVISAFIKSIRGSDPDATLFWLANMLEAGEDPNFIFRRLLISASEDIGIADPNAIVVVQSCCDAFDRVGFPEGLYFLTQASLYLAISPKSNTTKSIFKAIEIIKSTNAFDVPLHLKNNSNSYVNPHNYPDNWVVQEYLPKSLRGLKIWEPNNNGWEKTQYEELLRRKEN; this is encoded by the coding sequence ATGAATTCAGAAAATTTATTTACTAATTATTCTCAAATAGAAAACAATGCACCTTTGGCAGATAAATTAAGACCAAAGAATTTGGAAGATTTTTTTGGTCAACAACCAATCCTAAATGAGAATTCGCTTTTAAGAAGTGCAATATTAAACGATAAGATCAGTAATTTTATTTTTTCTGGCCCTCCGGGTGTTGGAAAAACTACTCTAATTGAAATTATTTCTTTTAATACGCGGTCAAAATTAATTAAGTTAAATGCAGTATTATCAAGTGTTAAAGAATTAAGAAATGAAATCGCGAATGCAAAAGATAGATTAATAAATTCAAAAAGAAAAACAATTTTATTTATTGATGAGGTTCATAGATTTACATCAGTTCAGCAAGATGCTTTATTACCTTCAATAGAAAATGGAACTATAACTTTTATTGGTGCTACAACTGAAAACCCTTTCTTTGCTGTTAATAAAGCGCTTGTTAGCAGGTCTCGTATTTTTACATTACTTCCTTTGGCGGAAGATGATTTGCAGAAAATAGTACAAAAAGTCATTAATCACTATTCAAAACAAAAAGATTCAAAAAAGGTTTATTTAACTCAAGATGCTATAACTCATTTAATTAAATTTTCTGGTGGAGATGCAAGGACATTAATAAATGCGCTAGAGATGGCCATAGAAACAACTGCTGAAAATGATGCTAAAGAAATCAACATTAATCTCTCAATAGCAGAGGATGCACTACAAAAGAAACATATTGTTTACGATAAAAATGGTCAAAATCACTACGATGTAATAAGTGCCTTTATCAAGTCCATAAGAGGTTCTGATCCAGATGCAACTTTATTCTGGCTTGCGAATATGCTGGAGGCGGGTGAAGATCCTAATTTTATTTTTAGAAGACTTCTTATATCTGCCAGTGAAGATATTGGAATAGCTGATCCTAATGCCATAGTAGTTGTACAATCCTGTTGTGATGCTTTTGATAGAGTTGGTTTTCCAGAAGGATTATATTTTTTAACGCAGGCTTCTTTATATTTAGCTATTTCTCCAAAAAGTAATACTACGAAAAGTATTTTTAAAGCAATTGAAATAATCAAATCTACCAATGCTTTTGATGTTCCACTTCATTTAAAAAATAATTCTAATAGTTATGTAAATCCTCATAATTATCCAGATAATTGGGTCGTACAAGAATATCTTCCTAAATCTTTAAGAGGTTTAAAAATATGGGAACCAAATAATAATGGATGGGAAAAAACTCAATATGAAGAACTGCTTAGAAGAAAAGAAAATTAA
- a CDS encoding alpha-D-glucose phosphate-specific phosphoglucomutase → MNQVSVININSPFLDQKAGTSGLRKSTLKFQEEHYLEVFIEAILQSLGDLKGSTLVVGGDGRYGNIEAIEKIVLISIAHQVQKIIVPKYGLLSTPATSHLIRKEKAIGGIILSASHNPGGIDGDFGVKLNISNGGPAPEIITNKIFKASQLLTSYKICKVQLPDFSEYGTYQYDGTTLEIIDGLTDYSNLMEKIFDFDQISDFLKKDFSLIFDAMNAVTGPYAKNIFVEKMGLVPDCVMNGIPLKDFGGLHPDPNLTYASHLADLLLNKKSYSFGAACDGDGDRNMILGSGCFVNPSDSLAVITANTKCVPGYKYGITGVARSMPTSSAVDNVARALNIPCFETPTGWKFFGNLLDSNLITLCGEESFGTGSNHVREKDGLWAVLYWLQVLAEKKCSVSDLMQNHWKQFGRNYYSRHDYEAIPSNIANEIFGNLTSMLENLKGNNFAGHIVKVADNFSYLDPVDNSISENQGLRLVLDDNSRVIVRLSGTGTKGATLRLYFEKFFDPQQNLSLNPQIALKPLIDDLDALLNISKLTQMETPTVIT, encoded by the coding sequence ATGAATCAAGTTAGTGTAATTAATATCAATTCTCCTTTTCTAGATCAAAAAGCAGGCACCTCTGGATTAAGAAAAAGTACTTTAAAGTTTCAGGAAGAACATTATCTAGAAGTTTTTATTGAAGCAATTTTACAATCATTAGGAGATTTAAAAGGTTCAACATTAGTAGTTGGTGGTGATGGCAGATATGGCAATATTGAAGCAATAGAAAAAATTGTCCTAATATCCATTGCTCATCAAGTTCAAAAGATTATTGTTCCAAAATACGGTTTATTATCTACTCCTGCGACCTCACATTTAATTAGAAAAGAAAAAGCTATTGGTGGAATTATCCTTTCTGCAAGCCATAATCCTGGTGGGATTGATGGCGACTTTGGAGTTAAATTGAATATCTCTAATGGTGGTCCTGCTCCTGAGATAATTACTAATAAGATTTTTAAGGCTTCACAATTACTAACTAGTTATAAAATTTGTAAAGTTCAATTACCTGATTTTAGTGAATATGGAACTTATCAGTACGACGGAACTACATTAGAAATTATTGATGGATTAACAGATTATTCTAATTTGATGGAGAAAATTTTTGACTTTGATCAAATTAGTGATTTTTTAAAAAAAGACTTCTCGTTAATCTTTGATGCAATGAATGCGGTTACAGGCCCATATGCAAAAAATATTTTTGTTGAAAAAATGGGTCTTGTACCAGATTGTGTCATGAATGGTATCCCGTTAAAAGATTTTGGAGGTTTACATCCTGATCCTAATCTGACTTACGCATCCCACTTGGCTGATTTGTTATTAAATAAAAAATCTTATAGTTTTGGTGCTGCATGCGATGGAGATGGAGATAGGAATATGATTTTAGGAAGTGGATGTTTTGTAAATCCTAGTGATAGCCTTGCAGTTATCACTGCTAATACAAAATGTGTCCCTGGTTATAAATATGGTATTACAGGTGTGGCACGATCTATGCCAACCAGCTCAGCGGTTGATAATGTAGCTCGAGCATTAAATATACCTTGTTTCGAGACACCTACTGGCTGGAAGTTTTTTGGAAATCTTTTAGATTCTAATTTAATTACTTTATGTGGAGAAGAAAGTTTCGGAACAGGTAGTAATCATGTGAGAGAGAAAGATGGACTATGGGCAGTTTTGTATTGGTTACAAGTTTTAGCTGAGAAAAAGTGTTCGGTAAGTGATTTGATGCAGAATCATTGGAAACAATTTGGTAGAAATTATTATTCAAGACATGATTATGAAGCAATCCCCTCAAATATTGCTAATGAAATCTTTGGTAATCTAACTTCTATGCTCGAAAATTTAAAAGGAAATAATTTTGCTGGCCATATAGTTAAAGTTGCAGATAACTTTTCATATTTAGATCCCGTTGATAATTCCATAAGTGAAAATCAAGGTTTAAGATTGGTCCTTGATGATAATTCTCGAGTGATTGTGCGCCTTTCTGGAACTGGAACTAAGGGTGCAACATTAAGACTTTACTTTGAGAAGTTTTTCGATCCTCAACAGAATCTTTCGTTAAATCCTCAGATCGCTTTAAAACCTCTAATAGATGATTTAGATGCTTTATTGAACATTTCAAAACTTACTCAAATGGAAACTCCTACAGTAATTACATAG
- the bcp gene encoding thioredoxin-dependent thiol peroxidase — protein sequence MALKVGDKAPEFKLKDSFEKEVSLSDFKGKRIILYFYPKDNTPGCTKEACNFKENWDLLQKNNIVVLGISKDSASSHKKFIEKFNLPFILLTDPEPFKVSSDYDSYGLKKFMGKEYMGMMRNSFLIDTEGNIEKIYLKVKAAIMADHIIADLGLS from the coding sequence ATGGCTCTTAAGGTTGGCGACAAAGCACCAGAATTTAAATTAAAAGATTCTTTTGAGAAGGAAGTTTCTCTTAGTGATTTTAAAGGTAAAAGAATAATACTATATTTTTATCCAAAAGATAATACTCCAGGATGTACTAAAGAAGCATGTAATTTTAAAGAGAATTGGGATTTACTCCAAAAAAATAATATTGTTGTGCTTGGTATTAGTAAAGATAGTGCATCCTCACATAAAAAGTTTATAGAAAAATTTAATTTACCTTTTATTCTTTTAACTGATCCTGAACCTTTCAAAGTTTCTTCTGATTACGATAGCTATGGACTGAAAAAATTCATGGGAAAAGAATATATGGGAATGATGAGAAATTCTTTTTTAATTGATACTGAAGGTAACATCGAAAAAATTTACCTAAAGGTAAAAGCAGCAATAATGGCTGATCATATAATTGCAGACCTTGGGTTAAGCTAA
- the sufB gene encoding Fe-S cluster assembly protein SufB translates to MVNENLVKDVVKEPYKYGFVTDIETEKIEKGLNEDVIKLISQKKEEPKFLLDFRLKAFKKWQKMKEPDWAALGYKKIDYQDIIYYSAPKQKDKISSLDEVDPKLLETFDKLGIPLTEQKKLTNVAVDAVFDSVSIATTFREELAEHGVIFCSISEAVKNHADLIEKYLGTVVPASDNYFAALNSAVFSDGSFVYIPKGVTCPMDLSSYFRINSGDSGQFERTLIIAEESSSVSYLEGCTAPMFDTNTLHAAVVELIALDEASIKYSTVQNWYAGDEEGIGGIFNFVTKRGKCLGKRSKISWSQVETGSAITWKYPSCLLLGEESVGEFYSVALTNNLQQADTGTKMIHIGPKTKSTIVSKGISAGNSKNSYRGLVKMGTKATGSRNYSQCDSMLIGDQASANTFPYIKSQQPNSEIEHEASTCRISEDQLFYLQSRGIEFEEAVSMMVSGFCRDVFNQLPMEFAAEADKLLALKLEGSVG, encoded by the coding sequence ATGGTTAACGAAAATTTAGTTAAAGATGTAGTAAAAGAACCTTACAAATATGGTTTCGTTACTGATATTGAAACTGAAAAAATAGAAAAGGGATTAAATGAAGATGTTATAAAATTAATTTCACAGAAAAAAGAAGAGCCAAAATTTCTTCTTGATTTTAGATTAAAAGCCTTTAAAAAATGGCAAAAAATGAAAGAGCCTGATTGGGCAGCATTAGGATATAAAAAAATTGATTATCAAGATATTATTTATTACTCTGCTCCAAAGCAAAAAGATAAAATTTCTAGCTTAGATGAAGTTGATCCGAAACTTCTTGAGACTTTTGACAAATTAGGAATACCCCTCACGGAGCAAAAAAAACTCACAAATGTAGCAGTAGATGCTGTCTTTGATAGTGTTTCTATAGCCACAACTTTTAGAGAAGAACTTGCTGAACATGGAGTTATATTTTGCTCAATTAGTGAAGCAGTAAAAAATCACGCTGATTTGATTGAAAAATATTTAGGTACAGTAGTTCCTGCTAGTGATAATTATTTTGCAGCACTAAATTCTGCAGTTTTTAGTGATGGTTCTTTTGTTTATATCCCAAAAGGTGTTACCTGTCCTATGGATCTATCTTCCTACTTCAGAATTAATAGTGGAGATTCAGGACAATTCGAAAGAACATTAATCATTGCTGAAGAATCAAGTTCTGTAAGTTATCTAGAAGGTTGTACAGCTCCAATGTTTGATACAAATACCCTACATGCAGCAGTTGTAGAGCTTATAGCATTAGACGAAGCCTCAATAAAATATTCAACAGTGCAAAATTGGTATGCGGGTGATGAAGAAGGTATTGGCGGAATTTTTAATTTTGTCACCAAGAGAGGAAAATGTTTAGGTAAGAGAAGTAAAATTAGCTGGTCTCAAGTTGAAACAGGGTCTGCAATTACATGGAAATATCCTAGCTGTCTTCTTTTAGGGGAAGAATCTGTAGGAGAATTTTATTCAGTGGCTCTCACCAATAATCTTCAGCAAGCAGATACCGGCACAAAAATGATCCATATTGGTCCTAAGACCAAATCAACTATTGTTAGCAAAGGTATTAGTGCAGGTAACTCAAAAAATAGCTATAGAGGTCTTGTCAAAATGGGGACAAAAGCTACAGGATCAAGAAATTACAGTCAATGTGATTCAATGTTAATAGGGGATCAAGCTTCTGCAAATACATTCCCTTACATCAAATCTCAACAACCCAATTCTGAAATTGAGCATGAAGCAAGCACATGTAGAATCTCAGAAGACCAACTTTTTTATCTCCAAAGCAGAGGTATAGAATTTGAGGAGGCAGTATCTATGATGGTCAGCGGTTTTTGCAGAGATGTATTTAATCAATTACCTATGGAATTTGCTGCTGAAGCAGATAAGTTACTGGCACTTAAACTAGAGGGATCAGTAGGCTAA
- a CDS encoding NAD(P)/FAD-dependent oxidoreductase, translated as MKSIHKPIVIVGAGFAGMTFALNLKNLNPSLPILVVDSETNFIFKPLMYEVLSKEIRSWEATPKFANIFSDAGITFLRNCLTKISFKENILEFSDELKLSYQYLVICTGSIPNSFSIKGVDENCYFFNDVHDLNKLNSFLKKSQNTALHKKLFIVGGGPSGIELACKIKDIFTDQFEINVIEKSNEILNKNKIFNREQAEKALEKRKIKVLLNSTVKDVSETKITIFSEVGIISLDKDIVIWTAGVKPNLSYLETDQITKKFGRILVNNNLQIENHKNCFAIGDISVIEGMEDLPITAQVAMQEGNHLANNLELLIQGKDPLPFEFQDNGEMISLGIGEASISGLGVTLSGKLAFEARRLIYASKLPDITESLKSASSWIFQKKSIFKKFLKKDYSN; from the coding sequence ATGAAATCAATACACAAACCAATAGTAATAGTTGGTGCAGGTTTTGCAGGTATGACATTTGCTTTGAACTTAAAGAATCTTAATCCTTCTTTACCGATTCTTGTGGTTGATTCTGAAACTAACTTTATATTTAAACCTTTAATGTACGAAGTTTTAAGTAAAGAGATAAGAAGTTGGGAAGCCACCCCAAAATTTGCAAATATATTTTCTGATGCGGGTATAACTTTTTTAAGAAATTGTTTAACCAAGATTTCCTTTAAAGAAAATATTCTTGAATTTAGTGATGAATTAAAATTAAGTTATCAATATCTCGTTATCTGTACAGGATCTATTCCAAATAGTTTTTCTATAAAAGGTGTAGATGAAAATTGTTATTTTTTTAATGATGTTCATGATTTAAATAAATTAAATTCTTTTTTAAAAAAATCACAAAATACTGCGTTGCATAAAAAGTTATTTATAGTTGGAGGTGGTCCCTCTGGTATCGAGTTGGCATGCAAAATTAAAGATATATTTACAGACCAATTTGAAATTAATGTAATAGAAAAATCAAACGAAATCCTCAATAAAAACAAAATTTTTAATAGAGAACAAGCAGAGAAGGCATTAGAAAAAAGAAAAATCAAGGTTCTTTTGAATTCCACAGTTAAAGATGTCTCAGAAACTAAAATTACTATTTTTAGTGAGGTTGGAATAATTTCCTTGGATAAAGATATTGTTATTTGGACAGCAGGTGTTAAACCTAATTTGTCTTACTTAGAAACTGATCAAATAACAAAAAAATTTGGACGAATTTTAGTTAATAATAATTTGCAAATAGAAAATCATAAAAACTGTTTTGCTATTGGTGATATTTCAGTTATTGAAGGAATGGAGGATTTACCCATAACTGCTCAGGTTGCTATGCAGGAAGGAAATCATCTTGCTAATAATTTAGAACTTTTAATTCAAGGAAAAGATCCTTTACCCTTTGAATTTCAAGACAACGGTGAAATGATTAGCTTAGGAATAGGCGAAGCTTCAATTTCTGGGCTTGGGGTTACTTTATCTGGGAAATTGGCTTTTGAGGCAAGAAGACTTATATATGCTTCCAAGTTGCCTGATATTACAGAAAGCTTAAAATCTGCATCTTCATGGATATTCCAAAAAAAATCTATTTTTAAAAAGTTTCTTAAAAAAGATTATTCGAATTAA
- a CDS encoding type III pantothenate kinase, with amino-acid sequence MVSEINFLLVGNSRLHWAQYSKNQSKFFHTKKEQKVPENIDLDQLIWASVGKLPNFLLRKENEIKTKDIHLSNLPDFFGVDRALACIAAFKIIKNPLKKDLLIADFGTILSITKLNSNGSIVGGQLLPGFLTQLKSIEQNTKNLKVPKKYDIPIKDFLINTEEAILKGVINSLTGVINSLFNPEKDILIICGGDSQLITKSLKTKKENIINSPNLVMEGMIIHYLSIKN; translated from the coding sequence ATGGTCTCAGAAATAAATTTTTTATTAGTAGGCAATAGTAGACTTCATTGGGCTCAATATTCTAAGAATCAATCTAAATTCTTCCATACCAAAAAAGAGCAAAAAGTTCCAGAAAATATAGATCTTGATCAATTAATTTGGGCTTCTGTAGGAAAACTTCCAAATTTTTTGCTGAGAAAAGAAAATGAAATAAAAACTAAAGATATCCATTTATCAAATCTTCCTGATTTTTTTGGAGTTGATAGAGCTCTTGCCTGTATTGCCGCTTTTAAAATTATTAAAAACCCTTTAAAAAAAGATTTGCTTATCGCAGATTTTGGAACAATATTATCAATAACAAAATTAAATTCAAATGGATCTATTGTTGGAGGTCAACTTCTTCCGGGTTTTCTAACACAATTAAAATCAATAGAACAAAATACAAAAAATCTTAAAGTTCCCAAAAAATATGATATTCCTATCAAAGATTTTTTAATTAATACAGAAGAAGCAATCTTAAAAGGAGTAATCAACTCTCTTACTGGCGTGATTAATAGTTTATTTAATCCCGAAAAGGATATTTTAATAATTTGTGGGGGAGACTCTCAATTAATCACAAAATCTCTAAAGACTAAAAAAGAAAATATTATCAATTCTCCTAATTTAGTTATGGAGGGGATGATTATTCACTACCTGTCAATAAAAAATTAG